The following are from one region of the Deltaproteobacteria bacterium genome:
- a CDS encoding pseudouridine synthase, with the protein MIARAGIASRRKAEEMIMEGLVTVNRQVVTELGTKADPEKDRITVDGRLLSHAQEKSEKVYILLNKPKGYISTVSDPQGRPTVIDLVKKIKTRMFPVGRLDYDAEGALLFTNDGELANKLIHPKYHIPKKYLVKVSDAPDQKDIAKLKKGIYLEDGRTLPAEAKFIKSTKTNSWIELTVYEGKNRLVKRMCFAIGHSVLKLQRTEFAGIKLGSLKPGDFRTLTMDEVERLKKIVSVS; encoded by the coding sequence ATAATAGCGCGAGCAGGGATAGCGTCCAGGCGCAAGGCAGAGGAGATGATCATGGAGGGGCTGGTCACGGTCAACCGTCAGGTGGTGACGGAACTGGGGACCAAGGCTGACCCTGAAAAGGACAGGATTACTGTTGACGGAAGGCTACTCTCTCATGCGCAGGAAAAGAGCGAAAAGGTTTATATCCTGCTCAATAAGCCTAAGGGTTATATAAGCACGGTTTCAGACCCGCAGGGAAGGCCAACAGTAATTGACCTTGTGAAAAAGATAAAGACAAGGATGTTTCCTGTCGGCAGGCTGGACTATGACGCAGAAGGGGCGCTGCTCTTTACCAATGACGGCGAACTCGCCAATAAGTTAATCCATCCAAAATATCATATCCCAAAAAAATATCTGGTAAAGGTCAGCGATGCCCCTGACCAAAAGGACATTGCAAAGCTTAAGAAAGGCATTTATCTTGAAGACGGAAGGACCCTGCCTGCTGAGGCTAAATTTATAAAGTCAACAAAGACAAATTCATGGATAGAACTTACAGTTTATGAAGGAAAAAACAGGCTTGTAAAAAGGATGTGCTTTGCAATAGGCCATTCTGTGCTGAAATTACAGAGAACAGAATTTGCCGGCATAAAATTAGGCAGCCTGAAGCCTGGAGATTTCAGGACGCTTACCATGGATGAGGTTGAAAGGCTGAAGAAAATAGTGTCAGTTTCGTAG